gagcaggtgtctgagtctgctacgttcaagtgccttcccgaggcaacctgcagttcttgatcaagtctccagtctgttctcgtcattacgagtagaattatgccttttgattgtaaagttactttactggattaaagactctgttttcgccaagtcgcttttgggtcctcattcacctgcatgacacttatTCACTTGTCGTCCCTTTataccatagtttgtacatctcattTGTCATTTGAAATctcatttgtttaagcaagtcagccatataatttatgttttttttaaaggcagtaaatgaggctgaatgaactgtgtcCCTGCCAGACAAGGATCTGCCGATAACCagttgtagcagtggtaagatgttagGACTGCCGTTGGGACAGCTTTGTGTAGGCCTTAACAGTTTGTGGGGacagtttgtcaccgttatagtgcaattaatgtattgtttagtgttgtgttgtggctttgctggcatgcatcccacattttttttttttttgccccaccaagatttacatgctaaaatcgccactgcacatttgctatttaatgcaacagtttttgtgacaaaataacaCTAttgttgaaaatgcgatggaataAAAAAACGTACGTGAAAAAGTAGGcgtacattttgtgtgcactacgtcatcaggCACTGATTTGTATCCACAACCAGTCATtttggtggaaacacaccacAGGTGGAAAAATTTTATATTTTCTTTAAGTGGAGTCTataatattcgcatgaaaatctgttgccaatAGGATGGAAACATAGCTACAGATAGTGCATGCTTCCAGTAATTGGCCTATAGCATTTTAAAGTTGCCTATCTCTTTAAAACGGAAACAAAACATTCATCTCTAATGCAGCCAATCAGAATCATAAAAGGGAAATGGGGAGATTATAAAAAATAGTAATTAAAATATTTGTCACTGTGTTATATAGGCCTGGAATAGGCTATTCTGTCCAAAGTGTGATTTAAAAAACAAGTGACAGGATGCAATTTATGCTTTACCTGACACTCTTAGGTGTACTTAGCACCACCATGGGGATGAATGAAACCACGAGGCGCCAAGCCAACGTAACAGAAGAGGGAGAAGTACAGCAATGCTCAAACTGCGAGttcagagaacagagcagactaatgaGACTCCACAACATCAGATCCCAAATTCTCAGCATTCTGAGGCTGGAGCAGGCTCCAAACATCAGCCGAGAAATGATCAGGCAGCTCTTACCGAAAGCGCCTCCCTTGACACAACTTATAGACCAGTATGAGCATCGTGTGGAGGATGAGGAGCGTGCCACCACTGAAACGATCATAACCATGGCAAAACGTAAGTAATTAAGTATTTTCTCATACAAAAGTGGGTAGTTTATGCCTGCCATGCGCCATGGAACCAGACAAGTCTGTGCGTAAAGTCACCGGTGTGGGGTGCGTAATTGGGTTCCAAATTGACAAACCTGGGActtattctaactcttctctttTTAGCTGGACCAATGTCACAACAAGACGGAATACCATCTTGTTGTTTCTTCAATCTCAGTCCGAAGATTCGACCTAACAACATTTTACATGCACAACTTTGGGTGCACCTGCGACCAGCTGACACCGTCACAACTGTCTTCTTGCAAATCTCCCGCATAAAAGCAACCACTGAGGGAAACTCACGCATACGGACCCTCTCCCTGAAGATCGACGTGGCTTCTGGTGCAAGCTCTTGGCAAAGTGTAGACATCAATCAATTACTCAAAACCTGGCTTCGTCAGCCAGAAACTCATTATGGTCTCGAGATCAAAGCTTATGATTCGAAAGGGCAGGACTTGGCTGTCACGGTAGCTGAGCTGGGAGAAGAGGGACTGGTAAGTACAGGCCTACAGTGTAGGCTGACTACCATCTGGATTGTAATTATATCATCATGATTTGGAATGTGATTTTGCCTTTAGGCATCATAATAGGTTGGTTACAAGGTTTAATCAAATATATTATTATTGATAACCATGTATACACATAATCCATCCACAGTGGAGATTTAATTCCATCAGAGTTATGCCACCAGATGTTTGCAGTGCTGTTTTGTTTTGGATTTCATTCTTATTGTCATTACATTCACAGCAACCCTTCATGGAGGTGAAGATATTGGAGAGCCTAAAACGTTCCCGGAGGGCCTCAGGCCTGGACTGTGATGAAGAGTCCTCAGAGTCGCGGTGCTGCCGCTACCCCCTCACCGTTGACTTTGAGGCCTTTGGGTGGGACTGGATCATTGCCCCCAAACGCTACAAGGCCAACTACTGTTCTGGAGAGTGTGAGTACATGCACCTCCAGAAGTACCCCCACACTCACCTGGTGAACAAGGCTAACCCCCGGGGCACCACAGGGCCCTGTTGTACTCCAACTAAGATGTCCCCCATCAACATGCTCTACTTCAACCGCATGGAGCAGATCATTTATGGAAAGATACCATCTATGGTGGTGGACCACTGTGGCTGCTCctgagagggaggatgagaggaccggacaacacacgcatgcacacacacacgcacacacgcacacacacacacacacacagacacagtgttgTGTAATGAGTTAAAAAGTTATCCCAAAGTGGACCCTCTTACAAGAATCCATAATATTTTTGCATAAAAGGCTACAAGAGACATGTGGAGTTTGAAAAACATGAACCCTTTGCTCTGAGTGAGGACATGAACTGCCCGTACTCTACCCCCTGAGGTTCGTTCCGCAATGTGGCTGGAACTGCTATAAACATTTAAGGACACATAACACAATTGTCATTGGAGTGCAAAACCTGCACTGAAACAGATGTCCCCGATATTGTGGATCACAGGATTTTGGAACAGCTTGGTGGTCCTCAGAACACAGTGTCACATACAGAACTATTCTGTTAGCCTACATTAATTGAAACCAAAAATGACATGTTCCTTATGTAGCTAAATGTTTTAGGCCTATAGTCATATTATATTGTGATCAGTTTAGCCTACAGCTCATGATAGGAATATTATGTTTTGCATTAGAGCTTCCCTAGTACTATATCaactcaaatatatttttatttgtcacatgcgctgaatattACTCTACTGTAGCTAGGAGCTAggaaaacaagcatttcgctacaccctcaataacatctgctaaatatgtatatgtgaccaatatttgtattttatttactaCTGGTGTAAACTTTaatgtgaaatgcttgcttacaagcccttcCCAATGATGCATGAGTTtccaaataataatacaaaataataataataaataataatatatgccatttagcagatgcttttatccaaagcgacttacagtcatgtgtgcatacattctaaatAACAGAGTAACACAAGAAATAAAATa
The window above is part of the Oncorhynchus gorbuscha isolate QuinsamMale2020 ecotype Even-year linkage group LG21, OgorEven_v1.0, whole genome shotgun sequence genome. Proteins encoded here:
- the LOC124008269 gene encoding growth/differentiation factor 8-like gives rise to the protein MQFMLYLTLLGVLSTTMGMNETTRRQANVTEEGEVQQCSNCEFREQSRLMRLHNIRSQILSILRLEQAPNISREMIRQLLPKAPPLTQLIDQYEHRVEDEERATTETIITMAKPGPMSQQDGIPSCCFFNLSPKIRPNNILHAQLWVHLRPADTVTTVFLQISRIKATTEGNSRIRTLSLKIDVASGASSWQSVDINQLLKTWLRQPETHYGLEIKAYDSKGQDLAVTVAELGEEGLQPFMEVKILESLKRSRRASGLDCDEESSESRCCRYPLTVDFEAFGWDWIIAPKRYKANYCSGECEYMHLQKYPHTHLVNKANPRGTTGPCCTPTKMSPINMLYFNRMEQIIYGKIPSMVVDHCGCS